The sequence below is a genomic window from Lolium perenne isolate Kyuss_39 chromosome 7, Kyuss_2.0, whole genome shotgun sequence.
GATTTGCTTACTATTCGTTCTTCCTTCGAACAATTTTGTAGTGTAGACTACCATGGTTTCGACGGATTTCACTTTCTTGGATCTTACTATTCATCCATGGCTGACAATCTCTTCTGCTTGCAGACAACGCTGGAACGAACAAGGCGGCATCCAGTGGCACATCCCTCAACACCAAGCGGCTCGACGAGGACACCGAGAACCTTGCCCGTGAGCAGTCATTAACCTCGCACTATCTGTTTCATCCTCCATCGTGAATGATGTGCTGCCGAATataaatttgatgcctacttgagTTGTTCCGGAAAAATGGTTCCCTCTATGGATTGGAGTCTGAAGCCGCTCGCTGTCCTGATTCTCTAATGACCTCTTAGGCTCTTAATCGATATTCAGTACATTTATATCACTGTCTGTTTATACTGTATACCATACaccagtggcggagcttgaaaaGTTTTATTGGGCGGGCCGGCTTAAAGAAACTTGAAAAAAAATGTTCTCAAAACACACCAGATCATTAGAAATCAGTCATTGATCAAAGCATTTTGTTCACAGTGCTTACAAAATTAGGAGATGCATCCATATATGTAATACTATTAACTACTATACAGCAAAAGAAGCtacacaaaaataaactagacagtaGATGTCTTTAGGCATGGAGATACATACTGCAAGTCAGCTGCCCGATCCTTGATGCtttttaaaataaaaaaatgacatCATCATACTTGTATTCCTCTAGAATAGCATCCTCTATGTGAACTAACATGTTGTTGGCCAGATTGTCATCTTCCATCATTGCGCAACCTTGTTTTAATAATCTTTAAACTAGAAAATGCACGTTGTGTGGCGAGCATGGCCTGGAACCTATGTGAGTCAAGAATGCACAATGTTTTCCATTATTGACCCTCTTCCATTTGTCAAATCCATCTACCGTGAAAACATGAGAACCACCTCTTGTACTCTCCTTGCTGCCAGACACGAAGCAAAATAGACAATAGGCACATTGTTTATCCTCTGAGTACTCCAACCATGATGGAAATAGACCAAACCAGTTATATTGGAAGCGGCGTTGATGCCCTTTGTTCACCTGAAAGTTTATATTTCTGTAGATGGGGCTGCATAGGGCCTAACATCAAATATGCTCTCCTCACCGAATCTCTTTGCTCCGGTGGATATTGCCAAATCTGAGGCCGCAGTCCAGGGTCTCGCTGCAAGTACTCAATTTCTCGAAAAGTGATTGGTTCACTTGTCCCAAATCCCTCTTTCATTGTTCTGTTGCTGCTGTTCCAATTGaagcaaaggaaaaaaaaatcaTTTGCTGCTGCCAAAGGATCTTCATTTTCACTTGTCTCATCcctttttcttttgaagacaaaatCTATTCTTCTCTGAGTGGCCTTTCCCATTACTGTTGGCTATTGCAATTTGCAAAATTGAATAAATCCCCAATTCAGTGAACGGAGCACTACTGGAACAAAGAACAATATATGCTATCAATTACTAACTAAGAATTTGGGGAAAGAAAGAAGATTACCTTGGCAGAAGAGAAGGGATTGATTCGGTCCTAGACTCCTAGTCGCCGGCAGTAGCCGCTAGGGCGCTCCGTCCGCAGCCAGCCTGTGCCCGTGCGGATGCGATGCAGCAGCCATGCCCGAGCCCCACGGGATGCGGCGACTCCCTGGACAGCTGCCAGCGTCGGCGCCGTGCTGctgttcctcctctgctccaccaCCTCACCCCGATTCCTTCTCTACTTGGGTCTAATCGCTAAACCTAGTCAaatcagagagggagagggagggagagggagggggggAGGGGGATGGGGAGGGGAAGGGAGAGGGAGATCCATGATGGAAATAGACCAAACCAGTTATATTGGAAGCGGTGTTGATGCCCTTTGTTCACCTGAAAGTTTATATTTCTGTAGATGGGGCTGCATAGGGCCTAACATCAAATATGCTCTCCTCACCGAATCTCTTTGCTCCGGTGGATATTGCCAAATCTGAGGCCGCAGTCCAGGGTCTCGCTGCAAGTACTCAATTCCTCGAAAAGTGATTGGTTCACTTGTCCCAAATCCCTCTTTCATTGTTCTGTTGCTGCTGTTCCAATTGAAGCAAAGGAAAAAAATCATTTGCTGCTGCCAAAGgatcttcatttttcttttgaagacaaaatCTATTCTTCTCTGAGTGGCCTTTCCCATTACTGTTGGCTGTTGCAATTTGCAAAATTGAATAAATCCCCAATTCAGTGAACGAAGCACTACTGGAACAAAGAACAATATATGCTATAAATTACTAACTAAGAATTTGGGGAAAGAAAGAAGATTACCTTGGCAGAAGAGAAGGGATTGATTTGGTCCTAGACTCCTAGTCGCCGGCAGTAGCCGCTGGGGCGCTCCGTCCGCAGCCAACCTGTGCCCGTGCGGATGCGATGCAGCAGCCATGCCCGTGCCCCACGGGATGCGGCGACTCCCTGGACAGCTGCCGGCCTCGGTGCCGTGCTGCTGTTCCTCCTGTGCTCCACCACCTCAGCCCGATTCCTTCTCTATTTGGGTCTAATCGCTAAACCTAGTCAAatcagagagggagagagagagacagagagagagagagagcgcggggggggggggggggggggggtgggagaGGGAGAGAGCAGGCGAACTGGAAGCAGCGTACAGGAGCAGAGGAAGGTGCGCTTGTGGTGTTGCCGTGTTAGGTGGGGGCTGTTTTTTTTTTGCTAAAAACATGGGCCCTAGTGCCATACACAAGATTGCACATGATGGACTTCTCAATGATACCGATCATGGATGTATCTTGCAGATAAGCAGTTATATCTTGCACATATTCTACTTCTAGCTTATTTTGTTTAGTTTAGTGAACTTCTCTGTGGTACTGCAGTGCATGATCGGATGGCATTAGTTTTGGATGTTATGTGCCAGAATGGTAGCAGCTTCATGGGAACATTAAGCAGACTGATATATCCTTTCTCGTTAATATGAATTTTATATATGCAAAATAGTGGGCTACTACATGGCTAGCTATGCACACCCATCCAACCATTGGATCAGCCCTATAGAGAATTTCCACCGCACATCTGACTTAACGCCATTAGCTGCCTGTTTTTTTCCCTCCCAACCTGACCCAAACCCACCACCCCCGGATGGcaaaaagaaaaatagaaaataatCCCACCACGGTGCCACCTATCGTGCCAGATGTcaaaaagaaaaatagaaaaaaatcccACCACAGTGCCACCTCTCGCGCCCGCAGTCACCTCTCTTTTGCCAGAATTCTTTTCCACGCCTGGACTAAATCCCCGCTACGCCCGCATCCCCAATTTCCCACTGCATGGCCGCCAGCAGCCTCGCTTCTGCCGCTTGTCCCCCTCATCTCCACCGCTCCGGTCGCCGTTAATCCCACCTCCCCTGCACGCTCCCATTCGTCTACCGCGCGGACGCCGGGGCCTTTCATCGTCGCGCGATCCCCTAGACCTCAATATGCTGGCCGGCCGATGCGGAGCCGCGACGGTAGTTCAGTGCGGGGCTCGCAGCACCACGCACGAGTCATCAAAGTTTTGTCTGACTCGGTGCTGTGGTGGCCCTCGGCTGTGGGATCCCCACCATGCACGACTGCATCAAGGTCATCGACGGCCACCGCCCCCGCCCCGCTCCAGCCATCCCCCCCCTCGCCTGGCAGCCTGTGTCGGAGGAGACTATGTCGCGGTGCGTGGTGGTCGATTCGAGGGGTTGGGTGGCGCGGTGGTCGATTCCGCGGTCGATTCTGTGCTGGATTCTGCGGTCAATTCGTTGGTGGATTCTGTGGCCGATTCGAGGGGGTGGGTGCCACTGGAGCAACCTGGGAGGCATGGGGCGGCGCACTGGAGGAGCCCAGGCAGCGTGAGTCTGCTCTGGCTGGATGGGCCGATGTGGTGGTGTTGAAATAGTGGACCAGAGGCCATCCCTGGAGTACACCGATGTATACCAAGTTGGTACCTATGCTTAGTGAAGAGTTGAAATCATGTTCTAGGATTTGTGAGTCTGTTGCTGAAAAAACCATCACTTCCTGACTTTATTCTGATGCTGGTGATTGATAGTCTTTTAACTATTCCAGAATACCCCTTGTTGCCAAGCCCTTGCAATtgtcatttctggctgttttccccATTAAAAAGATCATGGAAATCTCGCTTCAGTTTAGGAATGTTCTTCTATTGTATTATCACACTTTTTTGCGTGACATTTGTTTTTGATATTGCATCTCTATGTATTCTGATAACAAATGGCGCTTGTGACCTATGTTGTGTGAATTTAAGCAAATGATAGTGTTTGTTGTTCGTAGGTTGTTGAATATTTACTGAAACATATTATATAATGTTCAATACATCCCTCACTTCACAAGTGCACTTCTGGGGTTTAAGATTGCTCTTATTTGTTTGTATGAGCACCTCTAGTTGATGGTTGGCCTGAACAAGGCATAATTACTCTGGGTTTGTTGCATTTGGGAGGATATGTTTAATTTTACCTTATTTAGAAGGCCAGTGAGTTTTTCACCATTAATTTTTATTTTCAAACGACAAACGTTACCCACGGCGTCGATAAAGTCTCCATCATCACCTATTGATCAGAAAGTCCCATCTGAGAAGAAATTCTTCCTGTTGTAAATAGAAATGTTactaccttgtttttttatttttcggTTTGCTGCTGCCAGGTAAGTTCAGGTTCCCCCATGGAATCTGCTTTTACCTCTGTCTGGTTTGGCTCATTCTCAACTGAGACTGTTCTTATGTGTGCCGAAATTTGGCAATACTTAAACTTGCTCTTGAATTTTGGTTGCCTATGAGTTGGCCTAGTTGGCTAGATATTGAACTGCAAAGCAAGTAGAACTGGTGTCTAGACAATTATTTTATAACAAACTATCTGCCTGACTTAACCTTGggaaccaccaccaccaacaacaacaacaataacatcaAATCACAACTGTTGCAATTTTTTTCTTGTTTAGTAGCATGCTAATACCTTGTGCTTGCTTGTGATGCTAGATGAGCGTGTTTCAAGTGACCTGAAGAAAAACCTCATGCAAGCAAGGCTGGATAAGAAGATGACCCAGGCACAACTTGCTCAGGTACCTAGTAAAAAATGAATATTTTAGAATCTGTAGAATTGCATCTTCATTAGAAGAAAGCTACTTGTCACCTTGTAGAATCACATTCTTCTTGAGAAGAAAACTGCTTGTCACCTTGTAGAATTGAATCCTTCTTGGGCAGATGTGTCACGTTCTTATCTAGTGTGCACTATTACCTCCATCTAACCTAGAGTATGATGTGTTGCAACAGATGATCAATGAGAAGCCACAGGTGATCCAGGAGTACGAGTCAGGCAAGGCGATTCCGAACAATCAGATCATCGGGAAGCTTGAGAGGGCCCTTGGAGCTAAGCTGCGTAGCAAGAAATAATGTCCCAAGTATTGTGCCCTGAGTCATAGGTGAAGAGGCCAAGACGATCTATTTGCTATAGTTCCTGAAGTTCATGCAGGTTGTTTCTGTTGGTGTTTTAGTGGAAACACTGAATATTTGCTATAGTTCCCAAAGTTCATGCAGGTTATTTCTGTTGGTGCTTGAGTGAAAACACTGAATAAATATGATGCGAGAGAACCTGGCTTCATGTGTCCGTTGTCGTATGTGTTGAAAGTGTAATTTGGCTAGTTGGTTTGTATAATCTACCAAATTAATTCGATAGTCCATCAAGCTAATCAGTTGTTGGTTTGTACTTTACTAAAGACTAGGAAATATGcctgtgcgttgctacggtttgAATTTTTACATATTTTTAAGGTGTTGAAAGTTTCACTACTAAaaatccattttgctttgatgagGAACTGTTTTTTTTGAAGTAACCATATATTTCATTAGACAATCACAATCTGGAGATTACATATATGGTCATATGGACAAACATGCTTTGCCAAGCAAACTTGCACAACGAAAAAGACAAGAAGTAAAACTAAAATTTCACCCTTGGAGAAATTTGTGCCTTGCCGAATTGtcgtcctccgccgccgctgctgaTCTAGGAGAGCACAAGGATGCTTTCTAAGCCGATGAATCGGACCGTTGTAAGCGACGAGACCGAGACTTTATGGCACGTCTGCTAGGGATCTCCCCCGTGGTCACCAGATCCCGACACCGTCAACTTCATCCAACGTAGTCGGAGAAGAGGAACGTCGCCACCTTTCGTCATCCACGGACCCAACTGCAAGACACCAAACAAACCTACAACAGCCGACGCGACCGCCACCTGCGAGAGTGCTGAGCGCCAACCACCAGACACGAATCTCACCGGATCAAGAGACCGACGAGACAACAGGGCCACCAGCCCCTCGACGTTATTGGTAGGAGAAACGTCGAGATGGAGAAAAATTAGGGAAAATTATTTCAACACAGTCGCCAACTCCTCCATGGAAGAGCATCTCAAAGAAAAACTAGGCCAACCCTAACTACAGACCGGAGCAAAGCTTGGGGTCCCCACCCCCTCCCGTCACCAGAACGGCGGACGGAGGAGGCAGGGACCGGCGGCTTGCCGGAATAGTTGGGGCAGATGTGTCACCTCCTCCTGGCTCTTTTTTTTCTTGATCATTTTTCACGGAGCAGT
It includes:
- the LOC127301001 gene encoding multiprotein-bridging factor 1a, whose translation is MAGIGPIRQDWEPVVVRKKAPNAAANKDEKAVNAARRSGAEIDTTKKYNAGTNKAASSGTSLNTKRLDEDTENLAHERVSSDLKKNLMQARLDKKMTQAQLAQMINEKPQVIQEYESGKAIPNNQIIGKLERALGAKLRSKK